Within the Papaver somniferum cultivar HN1 unplaced genomic scaffold, ASM357369v1 unplaced-scaffold_132, whole genome shotgun sequence genome, the region AATATTAGTGGTTCATCATTTTGTagatcatatcatctaattggggaTATGGTTGCGATATTTTGGTAACtcgtatcatctggctcggtatcaCGATGAAAGAGATGATTGTTGCCATGCTTGATGGGGTGGATGCTCATGAGCCAGACTGATACACCCTTGGCTTGAGCAAGACCAGTGCATATTTTTTGCTCAGTGCCAAAGCGAAGCAAGGAAGCGGAAATAAGCTTGCAATGGTACGTGCGCAAGTCCAAGGCATACATTATGACTGGACGGTACTCAAAAGTCAATGATGCATACCAAGAATGCATCAGCACCAGCCTTTAAGGCATTATACCTTTCGCAAAATAATGGTAAGTTGGAACGATGAGAAGCTAATTATGGAAATACACTTAAGGTAACATGCTTGCGAAGCATGCTTGTAAAGAAAAATGGACATGCATTTTCCCAGTGCAACCCTGGAGTTTTTCCTACGATGGTATCCTCATCAAAAACAAGCCTAAATTTCAATCTCAATTAAAATAATCGATTCATCCAATTCTTGACGGATTGATCACTTATTTACTAAAAACTCTCTAATAGCATAAAGTTTATCTCTAACCATCAAAATACATCAAATAAACATGAAAATTgcatttttctagttcctcttaATTGCTTTGATACGCACCACAAAGTACTTTTGATCTGAATGGACGATCAAGTTTCGTAATATTTGTTCAGTTGCGAGAAAGAGATCTTGATTTCAAATAATTGATACTAGACGTGTTGGTCTTTTCTAATTTTGATAACTTTTGTTGTACATACTTTTTTTTTCTATTAATTGTAACATCAAACTAATAGTGAGAATTTTCTGCAGGAATTGCTCAACTGCCACGATCCTAGCAATGTCACAACCTTTGGgaataattattgttttagtggCGATACATGGAGCATGCTTCTGTTTGTTAGAACAACAATATACAATAGAAAAAAATATGACTCAGAAAACCTAGTCAATATCAACACCAGAAGGATCAAGACACAATGATGTGTGTGGCATATGATCAAATGAGAGACCTATTGCAATCATTCAGCATCATACAATGCACTACATCTATAGAGAGGCCAACTAGGGGGCGGATGCACTAGCAAATCGGGCAGCAATCAGAAGTCATCGAGAATTCTTTGAAACCACCTTTAGGGTATAAATATAAATACTTTAAATCAATATAATATTCTTTAGAAAATAGTAGGACTTTGTCAAAATATGATCTTCTTTCAATTGTATTCATCATATTTTGAGTCTCTCGTATTTTAAATGGACTTACCGGGAAGGAGATACTTAAATTAGTTCAAAGAGAATTGCTATAAATATAGTGAgttctaatgttttttttttttttgatactaaaaagAAATTTTATTAGATAGTAAAGTTAAGTCACCATTCATGTCAGCTTATAAAGCTCCCACAATAAAGTTTGGTGGACACTGAATCCAACTTCTACTGATTTGAAACAAGCGTGAATGTCTTACCAGCTTATCTGCtggtttattatttttcctattaATAAACTTGCAAGTCCAGAGTGGGTACTTTCTAAATAAACTAATAATGTATAGGACTAGGGTTTGAGCTTTCCATCTAACTTTCTGATATTCTCCTTTGGCTGTTGTTACTACATTTTGAGCATCGAGCTCAAAACACACTTGGTGAAGGTTGAGTTCTTCCGCCCATAGCATAGCCTTCCTCAGCCCCTCTATTTCTGCATGCTTCGTGTCTAGGTGTCCACGTTCATGGATGCAATGTCCTTGTTCAAATTCACCTGCAATATTGCGAAGTATTAGACCCACCTGTGCGATTTTCAGTTAAAAAAGATTTAAACGAGGCATCACAACATATAAAGTAAGTAAAAGCAATGGGGGGTGTCCAGGTATTCTGTGTAATATTAGTTAGGCTGTTGTGATTTCTGAGTTATTGCGTCCTCTCCATTCCTGACCCTGTTGTTTGATTGAGGTATTGTATACTGCGAATAACTTCCACAGGGTTTGGCTTCTTTCCATCAAAGACACATCTACAACGTTCTTTCCAGATTCCCCACCTGGCATTGGCCATCTTAACTACCTAGTCTTTGTCTATTTTGGTGAACTCGTTCACAACTGGTAATCCAGTCATGCACAGTAGTATCAACAACTTTCATTCTCCTTCTAGCTCCAGGTACTGAAGTCCAAACAACACGAGCAAATGGACACTCCTATATTATGTGTTTAGTTGTTTCAATAGCATGATTACACATGCTGCAATTATCCCAACTGTAATACGTTACTCTTCCCATGCGTTCACTTGAGGGTATTATATATTCTCATGCTTAAAGTTTTCCTGGCATCATCTGGTGAGAACAATTGGTGGATGATTGAGACTTTCCAAGCTTTAGTATTTGCATCAATTAGGTCACTTACTGTGCTATAAGTGACTGCTAATTCAAATTCGGCAATGGAGACAGGTGGTTCTTGTTTCCCTATGATCCAGTTGTTCTTCCATGTGATTATCTTTTTCCCATCTCCCAAAAGCCAGAAGCTGTGTTTTTGAACAAAACTAATCTCCCCAAAAATACTTTGCCATGCCCACGTTCTGTTCTTCTTTTTTGTTGCGTGAAGAATTAAAGTATCAGGCAAATTCCTCTCCTTCAGAGCTTTAGCCCACATCTGATGAGAATTATGACACAACCTCCATACAAATTTTGCTAAAAGAGCTTTGTTAAAGCATTCTAGATCTCTGAAGCCCATACCTCCAACTGCTAAATGTAGTGAGTTCTAATGTTCTTATATAAAAGTGTAGAAATAAAAATAATGACTAACTGAAATTGGAAAGTAGTGCGGGCTAGTTACAAAACAAACGGCTTTCaatagaaggctattattggggcgtcacactccaatagaggggcttcacttggattcttaatgtccaaaaaaatggttatgaGATATCCTAAcatatatacaaaatgtctagattaccctttaactaaaataaaaacttaaaaaccgtataagtgattttacgtccaggtttggattaattccaaccgtagaattttattcgcacgtagttttacgtccaggtttggattagttccaaccgtagaagctcattttacgtccagttttcttttaattccaaccgtagtcCGATTTtatgtccagttttcttttaattccaaccgtagaagtgattttacgtccaggtttgaattatttccaaccgtagaagtgattttacgtccaggtttggattaattccaaccgtagaattttatttgcatgtagttttacgtccaggttttaattagttccaaccatagaagctcattttacgtccaggttctttttaattccaaccgtagaatctgattttatgtctagttttcttttaattccaaccgtagaagtgattttacgtccaggtttggattatttccaaccgtagaagtgattttacgtccaggtttggattatttccaaccgtagaagtttattttacgaccAGTTTTTCTTCCCATAAAAACTGtgtcccaaaattcatcaagtatacaataaaattcattaatttaatttttatctaattaaactaaattaaaattaactaaataagggttgtttagtcattacaaaattattttagataagggttttttgatattacttatgggtgacccgttttttgtcctattaggtgacgcccctttaatggaatgtgacgccccaataataaccttctttcAATAATAACCAGAAAGTATGACTATCAACAAGAATGATTGTAGACACTATGTCCCAACACTACTTGCATgataaaattacaaaaaattaaaatttctgGGCCTCAACAAATTGAGGCTCTAGGAAACAGCCTAGCTGCCCTAGTCCACAAGACGGCTCTGACCGCTTCCAGCTGGATGAGTTGCTGAATCAAAGGTATACACACAAAGAACGTGATGTTATTGGTCCTGGACAACTGCACCCACTCTTTCCTTGCCATCACTGGCAGAACACACAGCTTTCCAAACACAGACCAACATCTTCATCGGAGGTCGTAATTTCTGCAGAAAAAAAATCTAGATCTATAAAGTAAGCAAGAAATATAGAATTTTAAGTCAGctggtagatttttttttcctgagtAAGAAGTTACTAAAACCACGAAGTTCGAATGTTTCGGCTCATGTATACCAGTGGGTAAAGAAGAACCCACCATGTACAAAGGAAGAGTTTTAAATGGTCAGCTAAATGGTTTGAGTTGACTGTTTCATGTTCCCGCCAAATCACATGGTGGGTATTGCTGGCACACTTTAAACATGCTTGGTATTTTAATGAAATAGCTCTCTATCCGGGATTTAGGTTGGGGGAGAGTTGACTGTTTCATGTTCCCAGCATTTAGGTTGCAAACATGTGGGAACTAATCAAAGATTTTTGCATCTCCAGGTGGAAACACATGTCAATTCTGCGTAATTCACAAAATTGTTCCTAAAAGTTCAGCAGGAGAAAAAGTAATGATTGATGACATGGATAATTAAAAAAaggaggaaagagtttacctgGAACACTAACAACAGCTCTGCTTCCCCACGCACGACCAACCCCAAACTCCAGTAACAGGTAACTGGAGTGACACACTCACTCAATATGGGTTTTAACATCCCTCCACTGGGAACAAAACGGTGAACAACTCTCCCGCTACAAAAACAACTGTGCTTagtaaaacaaacaaacaaaaaacgaaaaaaaaaacagaaacaataTCCAAACTTGGTAAGTAGACACGGACCCAACGTTGCGCAAGGGGTCTACTGACCCCACTAAGGGATTGAGTCTTTGGTTTTTCATATAAGCCCTAAGGTTTCTCATGATATTACATAGAAACACTTCTTTTCTTTACTTTTGACCCCAGTAAACCAAATATGTTTAGTCTTGCCCCTACTATCTCAAGTTTCTAGGCCCATTACTGACTGTAGGAACAATATGCACAACCATGCAATTGAAAGCAAAATACAACAGTTCAGTCTAACAAAAGGGATCAGCTGAATGAGCTATTTAGAGCAAAGCTATCTATAATTCCATTCATTTATCCTCCCCAAAGTAATCACCATCTTAATTCAGAAGACCTAATGCAGCAGTTTTGCAGCTTCACCTCCCAGCATCCTAATATCTTCTAATATCTTCCATGGTTCAACCCACTGCTGAGCAAGTCATCGTTGCTTAGTCAGGTTCTCGTTGACACCTACAAGCCACCCTGCTCAACAGCGCCCACACAACGAGATGGGGTAGAGCAGTATCTATAGGCCATGTAATTGAGTGTTCTCTATACAGTGAAAATCTACAGTGAAAATCTACAGTGAAAATCTACAGTGAAAATCTAATCACTGTACTGTTGCCTTTTCAACAAATTGTAATCAGTTCTAATCAATCTTAGATTACTTTAGACTAAGCTGGATTAAGGTTTGTTCAAGTGTTTAAGTTTATCAGCTTTAGCTTAAGGCTTATTTTAGCTTTAGGTAGTTGGGTGTCCTATAGCCAAGTAGTGAAGTGTCTatccaactcatgatggaaaaGCTGGAAGACACATGGCTATAAATAGACTCTCTTCCAGCCTCTTGCATATAAAAAAGAATTTCTGTTTTCTCTCCATCATTTAAGCATGAAGAAATATGAGTAGAAGTAGTAGTGATCATGTCATCCAACTATTTCTTCTTATAAGATCAGTTCTCACTCAATGTTAAAGCTGCAGAACATGGTGTTGGTACTACGAAGAGGTTTATGCTGCTGTTTATGACGTTGTCTATGATGCTGATTACTTCAGTTGTAGTATGAACTGTGTGTACCTTATACGGTGTTGTTTAAGTTGTAGAACATGTTAATACTAGGGGTAAATATCTATTTCGGCACAAGGTTATGGGTATAATCATTACTAAAGTTTAGTGATGATGATTAAAGAACTGAAATTTTAACACGCATAACTAGATTCGTGGAATCATTCTTCTTTGCCCAACCAGTCATTCTGTGAGAAAATGATACTGCGAAAATTATGGGTTAACAGAACCTCGTCCAGGTGGCCTACATTAAGCAGTCTGTTCCCTAGGACAATTGTAACTAATCAAATTCAAAACACCCTATAACAAAGCAAAGACTCAAGAGAGAATATGCCAAATCAGAGAAAAGATTATCATCAAACTTCGCAATAAGAGTATACTGTTAGCTTTTGTGGTTTCAGCAACAAATCACATTTTGTTATAGTAAAACCGGATTAGTGTTTATCCTAATCAAGTGTGTATTTAAGAATCAGATTAGGTATGAAAGTCAAAACCTGTTATGCTTTGAGGATATGGAACATACAGATAAAGTACTTcaggtattacccataaagtggCATCCTAGTAAATAATCTGAATGTGATGGCTGAGTGAAAGATACATGTCTATGTCGATAGTGAGTTGGTCTCTCTTCTAATCTTGTTTAAAAACTAATTTCTGCCATCAGTGAAGGATAGAGATGTATAAGTGGAAGCCTACCTCCAGCTGAAACAAAACCTATCATAAAGCTGTTTATCTATCAAGTTCTTGTCTACTCTTCTACATCAAAGTCAGGTATATCTGTCTTATGATCCGTGATTGCATTTATGTAGTTGTAGGATATAATGATCCTAAGAATGTGCAATAAAGTATCAGGATgaagtaattatttttatatctAATCATGTTGTAGTAAAGCATCAATCATGTTTAGGTGTTGATTTTCTAACATATATTTCTCAGTTTCTCGTTCTCCTAAGCAACGTAACTTCTGAGGAAACACATATTTTTTACCTTCTGAAGTGTGTTTCAAGTTGAACTCCAAGTCCTGGCATAATCAAAACAGACTCTGGAACAAACACAAAGATGGAGATAGCATAATGTGACATTGCTCAAAAAAGAGACGGTTGAATTCACTTTCAATTCATAAAACTTCATATGCTTGTGAATGCATTTCCTCCTTCACAAGTATGCTGCTCTATAAAAATCAGAGAAAGAAGGCCTAACAAGATGAGTACAACGAGTTTGCTAAATTTACCTTTCTCAATTGAGTTCCAGTGCAATGACTTGACAATTATGATACCAAATAAATTGATCCAGAAGAACAATACACCTGGTGTTTCCTGCCATTACAAGATGACCATGTTAATAACAATTACCAGTATCTGATAACTTCACTGCTGTTTTCCTTAATTGGAGAGAAATATGCGCACACTAAAGCTAATTTATTTTATAAGTAATCTATCATCTCGAATACCTCGAGGACAATTCAACTCCTGAGACATGTTAGGACATTTCCTCCATCAAAAGAATACTTATCAAAAAGATAAATATAGGAGAGCAAAAGGAAATAGAAACCAGCAATTACCTGAAGCAGTATGAGAGATACAACATTCGCCAACAACAGAAGAATGGTGACGTATAATAGGAAACACTTCATAGTACTCTGCTGGACCACAATATGATGGGAGTCGATCACATTGCATGACCCAGTTTGCTCATCATGGTAGTAGGAATATCTCCCGTTGGAAATAGTGGCAACAGCCATTCTTAACCGAATCTAAAATTTTTTTATATCATTCAGCTCATACTTTACTAAGCCGCATCAACAACTGCGAATTAGAAATTGTCAATCTCTCAATACATTTGGGAGAAAGTAAAGCACTTGGTTATTTTTTTcttacattatattttttttgcttTGACATTATATGGATGCACAGAGCCACAGACTGATATGAGAAAGGAATGCAGTGAGTCTTTTCTAAATTTTATCCGTGAATAACTAGAAATGAGGATACCAGGTTACGAAAGAATACTGTAATTAACAAAAAGGCCTTCAGTACACAACTCAGTACAATGGTGGAGAGCAATTTATGTGAATTACTAAATTCCCTCCTTTTGTATTGTTTATGCATTTCAACAGTGCCAGGAGTGAACTTATGGTAATATTTTAAACTCTCATGTTGAGTTAGTTCCCTGCTCAAATCAGAAAAGAATACACTAGATCATTGTCTCTGAAAGTAATCAGAAGCCATAATACAGAAAGACTGGTAAACATTCAGAAATTACTCATACGTATCGTATTACCAAGTATGTACCCTTTGACAgtctctatttatttatttttaatctaATGAATATAATTCAATGTATAATACATTCTTTTGAACTAAACCTTTCTCAAAAAGAATAAAGAGAATGCCATAACAAAGAATAAATACAAAAAGATCCACCCAAAGAATTAAATTATGCTACTTATGACAGCTACCCCTTC harbors:
- the LOC113333160 gene encoding uncharacterized protein LOC113333160 isoform X1, translated to MAVATISNGRYSYYHDEQTGSCNVIDSHHIVVQQSTMKCFLLYVTILLLLANVVSLILLQETPGVLFFWINLFGIIIVKSLHWNSIEKESVLIMPGLGVQLETHFRSGRVVHRFVPSGGMLKPILSECVTPVTCYWSLGLVVRGEAELLLVFQIFFLQKLRPPMKMLVCVWKAVCSASDGKERVGAVVQDQ
- the LOC113333160 gene encoding uncharacterized protein LOC113333160 isoform X2, which encodes MAVATISNGRYSYYHDEQTGSCNVIDSHHIVVQQSTMKCFLLYVTILLLLANVVSLILLQETPGVLFFWINLFGIIIVKSLHWNSIEKESVLIMPGLGVQLETHFRSGRVVHRFVPSGGMLKPILSECVTPVTCYWSLGLVVRGEAELLLVFQKLRPPMKMLVCVWKAVCSASDGKERVGAVVQDQ